Genomic segment of Vairimorpha necatrix chromosome 4, complete sequence:
atattaaaacaatGTCGACACGAAAGTCTgcttctttaattttatatgaatTTTGAGTAAAATGATCGTTTAAAAACTTATGAGATctacaattttattaaaattacgTAAGAGGTTTCAATGCCTAAATTAAATAGAAGCAACAAGTCgtttacatttttaaagttgTCGCGCTCAACTGGATCCATGATCGAAATTTTGTAGTCGATGTGacaaatttcaaaatatattaagattttcgatgaaaaaaaatctttggattttaaaaaacattacaGTGTCAACttattctaataaaaatgtacCTGCCTGATCAAACTCTGATTGATTGTACAATGTCCTAGTTTTTAATACATGGATCTTTGttcttaaattttcatCGTATTATGAAGTTTAATCTATAAGTTTAAAGGGACCTCTTCATTGTTATTTGCCTTCTCATCTAGTGTGCTTAATCTTCACGCACTTCCTTCTTTTTTAGATATGACACATAATTATTCGGaattaaatatgtaaaatacTATTAATATGTATATGTTTTACTCAATAATACACATATTTAACTAATTTATCGTGTAATGGTCAGAggtattagaaaaaatttaaaaaaaaaaaaattcttttctcaaatctaaaaaaagagacttttttacttaaatAATAAGTTTATACGTTTTTAGTGTTCATTGCAAATGCTTAACTACACAGTACAGCCACTAATTTCCATAGAAgaaacttttattttataaagctCTTCAAATATGTATCAGGCTCATCATTGCTTTACATAGTAAAAATTCCAAGGCCATTTTATTAACTCTTTACGCTTATCGACTTTTGTTAAGAATTTGATGTATAATAGCGTTGCTGGTGTCAATTAATTACAATTCCGACATCTAAAGTTGCCGAGTTAGATAATTTTGGCTTGTATGTCTAGGATAAAAAGACATTTGCATGTTTCTTTTCGTCTCCACCATGAATAGTTCTTTTAAGCATGtgaattatttatttttttagtatgtTCGgcttattttattgtagTTTAATTTCTCAGTGTAACATAATGTCGACTCATATTTCAACTGATCATTATAAATGCAATTCTAGACTGAGTTATCTTAGATCTTTCAGTGTGGCATATTTCAGATCTGACATTGTCTGTAGATGCAAGATGCTTACGTCTCATCTGATCGTGTGCATGTATAAATTCCCTTACATGCCAGAATGATCTTCTGTCGTTGTAATTTATGGGTGTGTGTGCATTCTGTCTGTTTTAAAGCTCACAAAGATTGACTTTGTAATTggttatacattttttttatagccATGTAGCCGCCCGGTTTATACAACATTAAGATCTTCTCATTTTAAATGGCTTACATTTGTTTTATTCGCTGTAACTGCTGTAAGATAAGCTTTCATTTATCTTTCAAGCGTGATGTTgcaaattatttatacatttttcaCACTGTGTAGATTTGCATAGGTGTTTATCAAAGTCCTTAATTGCATTGCATTGgttcttaaaaattctctTTTCCATTTTTACAAATCTAGGTAGgattatttcatttatatacagtctaattttataaaaattattgtatTCGTTATACATATCTGTtcatcttaaaaattttccttTTCGACTTCCTACTAAAAAGTCTCATAATGAGATTTTTACCATTTTTTCTCTACATGTGTTTCttcatatattattttatgcgtttttattaatatgtttGTTATACTCAACTACTATTATACAATACCCGCTTTTTTGCCTCTCTAGTGTGATTTTATCTTGCTATACAAATGATTGCTGAAAAGataattcatttttggACTAAGTTTTCAAATCATTGTCTTTTAAACCCttgtatatttattctattatatgtttaaattattaaatttctatGTTTATGACATCATTGGATCCGTTGAATGATTAAAATTACTATTATCTTTTACATTATACAATCGAGCTTAAGGTCGAATGACTGTTTTGttacttaaaaaatcaatataatttattataagatttattttaagataGGTTAGTACAAGACATCTTTTAAGCTAATTCAACATAATTGTATGGGAATACGTCAATTGTGAAATAATTGAGACAAGGATCAGTGTGAGTCAGTTGCGATTTTGATGAACTTATTgacttataaaaaatctggCTGGTGCACTAGGCAATTTCCACGTCAATTTCAACATTAGACGAAGTAAAACAAGaagtaataaataaattaggCCGGAATAAAAAGTGGGTTATGTGTCCAAAAAATCTAGGACAGCTTATTCTCGAGCTAAAGAGACGTTTATGTGTCGCAAGTGATAGAAGAGGCCCTTGTGTTAAAACGATGATTTTATTCACAGCTAGTTCAACCATGTTCGATACAATTTGCTAAATTTAGGTCGTTATAGTATCATGTCCGAATTTCTATAGTgccataaaaaatttaaattttctatgcCCTTAATGGTGAGAAAAGAAAGAGCCCCAATAACTACTATATTGGAAAAAAACGTTTCGAATTAGCGAAAAACGATTCATAGCAGAAATATCGAATATAGTTGATTTACATCGTAAAACCGTTGCATCTTATTAAGAAAATAGCACAATCAACTTGTTGGGCTACTCCGCGTTTGGTATAAGCGAAATACAAGGGAACACAGACAatgttattaaaaacatagtTTATTGTGCAAACGATAAGGatctacaaaaaaattatattgagTTAAATACACGAACAGGTGCAAATTTGAACATATcttaaataacaaaaaaaaaatctgtATAACAAGAAAACCACTCTCTGTAATTCCcgtatacaaaaataaaaagtgtATCTTTGCCTCTGAAATTAGTAGGTACTTATTCGAACTTCTAGTTTTTCTTATGAAACTGTGTCTAACGCTGTACTACACGAAGTCACGTACATCcagagaaaaaaattatctaaagCCTATAATAATGTGCCATCAAATCGTTAACAAAACATCAGCTGCATGTGCGtaattacaataaatgAATTATTGGCATTTGAGTTCAAACGTGGAGCGTATAACTCTGAGAGTTTTATGAACTTTGTGGAGAATAACTTTTCTATGTTCTTTTGGAATAATCCTGGTACAGTTCTTACAATAAAGTTGCTAGTTTTCATCATTTGAGAGAAGTTAATACTTGTATAATCTAGGCattaatcataaatttctGCCTCTTTATTCTCCACAATTAAATCCCATcgaaaaattcttttaaatgCTCAGGCAAAATTTTCCACTTTTCATTATTCAGAAAGTTAATCGAACCaagtatttataattttttaggtTTAAATATAGCAGTGAGTGTCCCGGGGTTTATAAGAATATGATAGGCTGGCAAGAGCGAGAGAAGACTTTAGTTTATAAACTTCAAAtctattttgaaatttcaaattaatttattaacatACATTTAAACATGGCACTAAGAAATTAAACATCGCACTAGAAATTCAGACATGGCACTAGAAATtcaaacataaaaatataacgaTTTAGACCCCTGTATTTACATTTGAGTTTCAACGTGTATCGTACAATTCTAAAAGATGGCTTcgcttttttttatttatgttctTTTGAATTAGCCCAGAAATTTTCCTTTTCATAAACAATGCTAGTCCGTACACGACTCATATAGTTCCGAAAtctcatttttaaaattaaatcctcttaaaaattttcgttCTACAAATTGCGTAATTAATCTAGTCCTGTAATGTTTTGAGTTtagattataattaaaagtGTTCTGAATTTTTACACAAATATTAAGGTCATCAAACATAAAAAGTGCTTGTTAAATGCATCTAAATGCTTTAACAagcttctttttttattgttaatcATTTTAAGTGCTACATAAAAACATGGACCACGACACATTATCTCGAAATAATGTCCAATCTATACTATACAAGAGATTagatatataaatactaaAGTAGATATATAAGGACTTAGTTCCCAATATCTAATCATCCCTCCCATTACTTATAAGTATAAATCAATGTTCCGTGTTTTTAtgctatattttttttaaggttaactttattttattactttattaatattttgtttgttttttgttaatttatttatattcctCTATTTTTAGTATATCCATTCCTTTAAGTCCTCCCACATAGAATGTTTCTCTATCATAAGTCATATCGAATATTGTCTCCACTCTGCTCTCATACATTTGTACTGTTCCATCTTGCCTTATGTCGCACATTCCTACATATCCACAAGTAGtactaaaatatattgtgtATTTGTCGCTTATAAGTTTATTAATTCCTtctgatattattttatatttataagttATCATATTCATTTTAGTGTTGATTATTAGTAAGTAGTCGCAGTATCCTCCTACTATGAAATATCCTTCTGTGTAGATTACTGTCTCTGGTTGGCCTTCTATAAGAAATCTGTTTATTAAAGTATTAGATTTGTAGATTAAGATATTTGTAGTAGTACAAATACAGAATATTTCTGTGTTTGGGATCATTGAGAAGACGATGCCttcttttatgtttattttgtaGTCTAAGAAGCCTGTGTCAATATTGTGGATTAATAGAGACTGGTCGCTTAAAGAGTAAATCTTATTATTGTAAGAATATATTTCCAGTATCTCCGAGGAATGGCCCATGTAGACTTGAATATCAAAAGAGATAAAGACTTTATCagtaattatattattattttcatctCTATATACATTAGTATTTCTATtagtattattataattaatattagtattataatttatacttATCTTATATATTGATCCAGTACATGTTCCAAGTACTAATAAGTCATTAATCATCTTAACACATGATATCTCTTCATTAATCTCTGTGCTCTCACTA
This window contains:
- a CDS encoding WD40 repeat domain-containing protein, with the protein product MNNDLVEEIYSVDFSSSLFLYGGNDQKCTVYDTVSKSILLVVEGLSDSVIFSKFIRDDLLVICLIDGTVLVTNIEGSISESTEINEEISCVKMINDLLVLGTCTGSIYKISINYNTNINYNNTNRNTNVYRDENNNIITDKVFISFDIQVYMGHSSEILEIYSYNNKIYSLSDQSLLIHNIDTGFLDYKINIKEGIVFSMIPNTEIFCICTTTNILIYKSNTLINRFLIEGQPETVIYTEGYFIVGGYCDYLLIINTKMNMITYKYKIISEGINKLISDKYTIYFSTTCGYVGMCDIRQDGTVQMYESRVETIFDMTYDRETFYVGGLKGMDILKIEEYK